In one window of Chloroflexota bacterium DNA:
- a CDS encoding CoA transferase, which yields MPGPLAGIRVLDLTRALAGPYCTLMLGDMGADVIKVEMPGTGDEARGWGPPFIEGESTYFMSISRNKRSVTVDLKQPEGREIVRKLIEQSDVLVENFRPGLMDRFGFGYEQAKGLNPRLIFCSISGFGQTGPRANQPAFDQVLQGMGGAMSLTGQPGGQPTKFGIPIADIGAGMFAAFAISSALFVREKTGVGQWIDASMLGGQVALLTFQAGRFFATGNAPGLAGNRHPSIAPYETFSASDGFVNVACGNERMWQAFCKALGLESLLDDARFTLNRDRVGNREPLIAAIEARLGSLTVAEVVAILEKVDVPCGPVYTLTDVFADPQTEHLNLRRTVEHPKAGTISVTGFPWQLSETPAEIRLPPPMLGEHTDEVLGELGYSSAEIAKLHESGAV from the coding sequence GGCACTGGCGACGAGGCGCGCGGCTGGGGACCGCCCTTCATCGAGGGCGAGAGCACCTACTTCATGAGCATCAGCCGCAATAAGCGCAGCGTCACCGTCGATCTGAAGCAGCCCGAGGGCCGCGAGATCGTTCGGAAGCTGATCGAGCAGTCCGATGTGCTGGTCGAGAACTTCCGTCCCGGTCTGATGGACCGCTTCGGCTTTGGCTACGAGCAGGCGAAGGGGCTCAACCCGCGCCTGATCTTCTGCTCGATCTCCGGATTCGGGCAGACCGGACCGCGCGCCAACCAGCCAGCTTTCGACCAGGTCTTGCAGGGCATGGGCGGGGCGATGAGTCTGACCGGCCAGCCAGGAGGCCAGCCAACCAAGTTCGGCATCCCGATTGCCGACATCGGCGCAGGCATGTTCGCGGCGTTCGCTATCAGCAGCGCCCTGTTCGTCCGCGAGAAGACGGGCGTGGGCCAGTGGATCGACGCCTCGATGCTGGGCGGGCAGGTGGCCCTGCTGACGTTCCAGGCTGGCCGCTTCTTCGCCACCGGCAACGCGCCGGGCCTCGCTGGCAACCGCCATCCGAGCATCGCCCCGTACGAGACGTTCTCGGCGTCAGACGGCTTCGTCAACGTGGCCTGCGGCAACGAGCGGATGTGGCAGGCGTTCTGTAAAGCGCTGGGGCTGGAATCGCTGCTCGACGATGCGCGCTTCACCCTCAACCGCGACCGCGTTGGCAACCGTGAGCCGCTGATCGCCGCCATCGAGGCGCGCCTCGGGTCGCTGACGGTGGCGGAGGTCGTGGCGATCCTGGAGAAGGTCGATGTGCCGTGCGGCCCGGTCTACACGCTCACGGACGTCTTCGCCGATCCCCAGACGGAGCACCTGAACCTGCGTCGGACGGTGGAGCACCCGAAGGCCGGCACGATCAGCGTCACGGGCTTCCCCTGGCAGTTGTCGGAGACCCCGGCCGAGATCCGCCTGCCGCCCCCGATGCTCGGCGAGCACACCGACGAGGTGCTGGGTGAGCTTGGCTACTCGTCAGCCGAGATCGCGAAACTCCACGAGTCTGGAGCGGTGTAA